In Methanobrevibacter wolinii SH, the genomic stretch GGTCTTCATAAGGATCTAATATTTTTTCAATTAAATCTTTATTAGCAAATTTTATGATATTTTTTTCTTTCTTTTCAGTTTGTTTTCTTAAATTCTCAAAATCTGCTTGAAGTCTTTGTAAATGAGCAATATATTCTTGAATTTCTTCATCTTTCTTTTCAAGTTCTGATTCCATTTCAGCTAATTGTTCTTCTGTAGTTTTAGATTCTTCATTTTCTTTAGATGTTTTATCTTCAGAATCTAATTTGGAATCTTCTTCTTTATTAGCCATTTGGTCACCTTTTTTAATTGATTATAAGATAACAATAATTTATTATTCATATTTTTTATTTAATCAATCTTTAATACAATGATTACCTTTGAAAGATAAAAACTTTTAACTTTAATATTTTATTTATGAAATATGAATATATAGGACATTAGTTATTAAAAATAACCATTGTATTAAAGATTTTTTTATATAAAATATTAAAGTAACCAAAAGTTATCTTTCTTATTTATCTTATAGTAACCAAAAGT encodes the following:
- a CDS encoding nucleotide exchange factor GrpE, with amino-acid sequence MANKEEDSKLDSEDKTSKENEESKTTEEQLAEMESELEKKDEEIQEYIAHLQRLQADFENLRKQTEKKEKNIIKFANKDLIEKILDPYEDLGRALEKSSNEKELREGVELIYKKLKDTLKKEGVEEIPTEGEKFDSLKHDALLVENNPDVENGYIIQELMKGYTLKGDVIRYSKVKVCKK